A segment of the Candidatus Protochlamydia naegleriophila genome:
GCTAAGCAGCGTCATCAATACCAAGAAGATACGACTATCCGTCCAACTTCTCTGAAGGTACGTCTGCCTATCACAATTAAAGATCTAGCTTCTGAGATGAAATTAAAAGCTTCTCAATTAGTTGGAAAGCTCTTTTTGCAAGGAATCGTCGTCACTTTAAATGACATATTGGAAGATGAAACAACCATTCAACTTCTCGGACAGGAATTTGGCTGCGATATCTCTATTGATACAGCGGAAGAAAAGCGCATTCAGATTACAGACAAGAGTATTCGCGAAGAGCTGCAACACTCTCCACCAGAGCAGCTCCAGCTAAGGCCCCCTGTCGTAGCATTTATGGGGCACGTCGACCATGGTAAAACTAGTTTGATCGATGCTATACGCAAGAGTAATCGTGCAGCCGGTGAAGCTGGAGCCATTACGCAGCATATCGGCGCTTTCCGCTGCCATACTGCAGTTGGCGATATTGCCATCTTAGATACTCCTGGTCACGAAGCCTTTTCTGCCATGCGTGCAAGAGGTGCCGATGTCACAGACATCGTCGTTTTGGTCGTTGCGGGAGACGAGGGTTTAAGACAACAGACGATTGAAGCCATTCAGCACGCAAGAGCTGCGAATGTCATTATGGTTGTCGCCATCAACAAGAGCGATAAGCCAAACTTCAATCCGGAAACCGTCTATAGACAATTATCAGAGCAAAACCTTTTGCCAGAAGCTTGGGGTGGTCAGACAATCACAGTCAACTGTTCGGCAGTTACTGGAGAAGGTATCCCTGAATTGTTAGAGATGCTAGCTCTACAAGCTGAAGTCTTAGAGTTGCGTGCAAATCCAGAAATGAGAGCCAGAGGAACCGTTCTTGAATCTGAAATGCACAAAGGAATGGGATCTGTTGCCACTATTCTCGTTCAAAACGGTACACTCAGGCGCGGCGATGCCTTGGTATTCGGCTTACTATGGGGCCGTGTTAAAACCATGCACGACGAATATGGCAAAGAACTGCAAGAAGCCGGACCTTCAACACCTGTTGAAATCACAGGCTTATCAGGCCTTCCTGAAGCCGGACAAGAGTTCATCGTTGTGAAGAATGAAAAGGAAGCCCGCGATATTGCAGAAGTGCGTTCAGTAGGTGCTCGCCAAACGAGCTTCATGCAGCAGCAGAAAAAGAAAGTTTCTATGGAAAATATCTTACAGCAAGCTTCTGCAACAGGCAAAAAGACTCTCAATCTGGTTCTGCGTGCAGACGTGCAGGGATCGTTGGAAGCTCTTAAAGTTGCTTTGCTTAAAATTGAATCGGATAAGGCTGATTTAAACATCATCTTTACCGGTGTCGGTGAAGTATCAGAATCTGACGTTCAGTTAGCAGCGGCATCTAAAGCTGTGATTTTAGGCTTCCATACGCAAATTGAGAGCCATGCAGAGCCTTTAGTAAAGCAGCTGGGCATTCAGGTGCGCTTACACAGCATCATCTATCACGCAATCGATGATATTAAAATCTTAATGGCTGGCTTGCTTGAGAAGATTGCTCAAGAAACTGAAAAAGGTAAAGCCATCGTCAAAGCAACCTTTAAATCTTCACATGCAGGCGTCATTGCAGGCTGTCAAGTATCTGAAGGAAGCATTCACCGTAATAACTATGTTCGTCTTAAGCGTGGTCAAGAGACTGTTTGGAAAGGAACGATTTCCTCTCTCAAACGCGTTAAAGAAGATGTTCGCGAAGTTCAAAAAGGACTTGAATGCGGTATTCTTCTTAATAACTACACCGATATTCGCGAAGGCGACATTATCGAAGCTTATGACGTGACTTATATTTCACAAGAGTTATAAAAGATTATGGCTATAGAACGTACAGACAGACTTAATTCTCTTTTAAAAGAAGTCATCTCAGAAGTGATCAGACGTGACGTGCGCAACCCGCACGTCACGGAGCTTGTCACGGTGACTCGCGTTCAGATTTCAAAAGATTTACACTACGCTAAAGTCTTTATTAGCGTAATTGGAACTGAACAGGATAAGGCAGAAACCTTGGCTGCTTTAAAATCGGCAGCAGGTTTTATTGCTGTCAACGCCTCTCAAAAAGTCGTTATGCGCTACTTCCCAGAGCTCAACTTTAAACTCGATGACAGCGTAGACAAACACATGCGCATCGAAGAGCTGCTTGGAGAGATCACTAAAGAAAGAGAGTCCCGCCAAGGAGACAGCAGTGACCATGACCAACAGGAGCCCTAGCGCTCCTCCTCCCGCCGTTCAAGGCATTTTACTCATTAATAAACCGAAAGGAAAAACCTCTTTTAGTTTAGTTAGAGAACTTCGCAAGCTGCTGAATGTAAAGAAAATTGGACATGCTGGCACGCTTGATCCATTTGCGACAGGCGTCATGGTCATGTTAATTGGCCGCGACTATACCCGCCTCTCAGATCGCTTTTTGCTAAGCGATAAGGAATATGTCGCACAAGTACATCTAGGCATTGTGACTGATACCTATGATTGCGAAGGACAAATCTTATCTCGCTCCGAAAAGGTTCCAAGCGTCGAAGAGATTCAGCAAGCGCTAACCTTTTTTCAGGGCGAAATCGAGCAAATCCCTCCTATGTTTTCTGCAAAGAAAAAGCAAGGCAAGAAACTATACGAATTGGCGCGTCAAGGTATTGAGATTGAAAGAGAACCGGTTAAAATTAACGTGCAAACCGAGCTTCTTTCATTCACCTATCCTTACCTGGAACTACGAATCAAGTGCAGCAAAGGAACGTACATACGCAGCCTGGCTTATGATCTTGGGCAGAAATTAGGATGCGGTGCTCATTTATCGAACCTCACTCGCACACGCAGTGGCAATTTTCTTTTGGAAAATTGTATAGATGGCACACAACTGCAGGAGCCTACGCTCAATCTAGCCGAATCTCTTATCCACTTAAATAACTAGCCTTTAGGGCTCTTAGAGGATATCTTAAAGAGAGCTATAAAGGCAAAACATCCGAATATATCCCTTTAGCCTATGTTAAAGGGATGTTTTTTAGATTTAGACAACCACTTTACTGACCGCAACGACGCTATTTGAGGACCTTCTATGCATCTTTACCATCAGCTCGAAGAATTCAAAGATCAAAAAACACCCGTTGTCTTGACAATAGGAAATTTCGATGGAGTACATCTTGGCCATTTAGCCGTTTTACAAAGATCTCAAGCTGTTGCAAAGCGAGTAGAGGCACATACAGTCGTTATTACTTTTAGCAATCACCCATCAGAAGTTCTACGCCCAGAAGATCCCACCCTTTTACTTTGCACGCTTCCACACAAGATCGCTCTTTTAGAAGCCAATCAAGTCGATCACTTAATGCTCCTCCCCTTTACTCGCTATCTCGCTCTTCACAGCGCCGCATCATTTGTTGAGCGGGTTAGGCAATTCATTCCATTTTCGCACCTTATTCTTGGACATGACGCCACTTTGGGACGCGATAGACAAGGCAACCGCGATGTCATGCAATCACTTGCTGAAGCCTGGGGTTTTGAAGTCTATTACTTGGAAGAATATCGCTATGAGGGACTTCCTGTCTCTAGCACACGAATTAGACAGTTAGTGCAAAAGGGTGAGTTCGATCAGGCCGAAGTATTGCTCGGTCGCCCCTACTCAATCTATTCAGGCATTTCCACAGGACTTGGCAAAGGAAGGCAGATAGGCTATCCAACAGCAAACATTCCAGTCAAAGGACTTTGCTTACCGCCACAAGGGGTCTATGTGGTGGAAGTCAATAAAGACGGCAAAATCTATCAAGGCATTGCCAATTTAGGCGTTGCCCCGACCGTCAGACAAGATGGAGTCCCATTGCTAGAAGTCCACATTCTAGCCGAGAATGTCGAACTATCAGAGCACCCAATCGAAGTCATCTTTCTTAAATTTATACGCCCCGAGAGAAAATTCGATGGCTTAGAGGCTTTGCGGGAACAAATTAAGCAGGACGTCGATTTTGCCAAAAACTATCAAAAGCAGCGCGATCCTCTCAATTTTTAAAATCTGCCGCATAGCCAAATGGTTTAAGAAGCTCATTGATTCTGAAACCAGAATCAATTACTTAAATCCGATAGCCTCATGCACTGGATTGTTGCAGTAGGCTCAAGGATTTAAGAGAAGTTTAAACGAATATTTTCATTTTGCCCTCAAGCCAACCTCTTTCCAAGAACCCTATACTACTGATCCTGCAGTCAGGTTCTCTTGAAAAGGTCTTGCCAAGGCAGTAAAAGCCGTACTTTCATCTTTATTGGATTGAATACAGGCTTGAAATTGTTCGACATCACTAGATGTTCAGCAGATCTCATTGGATTCATATCTATCTGATAGGTTTAATATTAATCCATATATTGCAACAAAAGATAATTAATTAAATGTTAGATTGTAATTAAAACACACAAAAAACAATCAGACTAGATCTACTTTATTTTTAAAGTTAATAAAAAAGCAATTATCTTTATTATTAAATTTCAGGAAGATTGGATTAATCTATGATCTCTAAGAAAGGATAATCACGCCGAATTCTTTCAATCGTTCGAAGAGAGAACTCGCACCCTTTAATGTTTAGAGTTTTCAAGTTCGTTCTCAAATGCACAAATTGCAGCAATCCCTCATCTGTCAATTGAGTGCACCGCTCTAGCTCCAGCTGAGCCAACTGGTGACCGCGCACACCCAATTCCACAAGGGTGCGATCGGTCAATTCATCGCATCTGCTGCAGTTGAGTTTAATGAGCTGCGGACAGGTGATCAGAACCTCGCTCAAACCTTTATCCGTCAGTTTGCGGCATTCTTCTAGATCGAGCTCTAACAAGTGAGAACAGCTGCGGACGATTAACTTTAAATCTTCATCTCTCAGTTGGTGACACCTGACAAGGCTAAGCGCCATTAAATAGCGCAAGCGGTTGAGCTCTCCCCAAGCCTGGAAATCAAGCTGAGCATTGCCATCCAAATACAGCTTTTTCAGGTTTAAAAATTGGTAGCCAACTTCTTTGATATGGGCCGGACGCAGCCAAGGACATGCCGATAAATTGAGCTCAGCTAAAGAGCCTGGTAAATCATCAAACTGATTGTCATATTCTGTTGATCCACTCAAATCCATCCCTATTAATCTTGGGCATGCATCGACTAATTTTCCATAGTATCGGTTAGAGCTTAGATTCTCACTAAATGCCAAATGCGTCACAAAGGGGGCCAATCGATTGAATAATTCGAGGGTATCTTGCTTGAAGTCTAAAATCTCCACTCTAAAATCGCTCTCAGAGTCCGACTCCAGGAGTCGCATTCCATCATATTGCTGGTTGAAAATCGCACAGCAAATCTTCTTCCATTCAAAAAAAATTTGCTTATGGGCCAGAAGAAGCATCTCGACAACGTTGTCGCGAGTGACGTATTTTTTTAACATTTGAGCGCATTCTTTGACGAGACCCGGAAATCCCCAGACTTTAGCCTGGCGCATGATATCCAATAGTTCTTGATATTCACACCTCCACAACTCGTCACAGGTTCCCCTAGTCGCATAGCGTTCAATCCACTCAAAAACTGCCATAGGAGATGAAATAGCCCATTGATCTCTTAACTCGTTAAAGCAATTGGCAAAAAGATCTTTAAAAAAGGGGCTGCTCGTTCCGAATAGCAAGCTATTTACAAGTCGTGCCTGGCTATCAACGATCAATTTAAAAGTGGAAAAGAGGGCCGGTTGAAAGAAAAGGAAAGGTTTCAATGCAGAATAATAGGTCCGAATGATTGAAGCAAATTGCTTGGCATAATAAATGGGAAGGCGGTTTAGATAAAATGACTTGGCCGCCCATCGCAAAACTAAACGGACAAAAGGCACATGCCGTCTCATCCACACCTCATCTGCACAGCATGTCTCAAAAAAAGCAATGAGATCGGCTGGTTGGCGACTGAGAGCTTGAAAAAGCTCTGCGTCGGTTGAAAAGGCGCTATAGGGCTTGAGATCTACAGATAAAAAATCGGGCGGCTGCATTTAGGCGTTCCTCTGTAATTTCAGTTCCAATCGTCATAATGGCTGACAATCATCCATAGCCCGCATTTTACCTGATAAAAATGAATTTGCAAGAAATATCAAAAAATAAGTTTCAATATTCAGCACAATAAGTCCACCACTTTGTATAGCAAAGCAGGATTTTAGAATATTGATTAATAATGCATTCTCGGGCATCTTCGATCATTAGAAAGTTAGACCGACTTCGGACCCTCGAAATTTAGCAAAAGCATCTCTTTGAGATGGTATAGCCCCTAAACACACGTGAAAAATTAATCCCTAAGAGGTTCTACATATGAAAATAGCAAGCAAAATCATCTTAGCAGTGAGCGCCCTAACATTGATGAACACAGGGTCTCTTTCCGCCCATAGTTATGGCCATACATCAAGATATGTCGGAGAAGCTTCGATGACCTATACAGGCGTCATTAGAAGTATCAGAGAAATAATTGTAGAAAAACATTCGAGCCACTTAGGAACTGTGGGCGGCGGAGTTGCAGGCGGTGTAATTGGAAGTGCAATAGGAAGGGGAAGATTTCTTCCAACAGCTTTAGGCGCTGTTACAGGCGCTGTCACAGGATCTTTGATCGAAAAGCGCTCTAATCAAAGAGTTGCTTTAGAGTATATCATCGAGCTTTCAAATGGCGGGTTAATGACCATCGTCCAAAGTCCCGGCCCCTACAACGTCGGTCAGCCAGTCTACGTCATTGTCAGCCCAAGCGGACACTCACGGCTAGCGCCCATGTAATTTTAAAGAGCTCTTCTTCAACTAAAGTGAAAAAGAGCTCTTATTTTTTTCAGTCTGGCTTTAAGAGCTTTCCTTAAAGCAACTCTTTACGATCCTCTCAAGAGCGGAGCATAAATCCTGACAACCTAATAGAGATCATATTCAAGCAGGCGCGAATCAACGCCGCCATTGTTGAGAACATGCCGCTTTGAAGCCGCAAGCCCCACCTCTTTAGCCAATTCAAGATTGCCTGTAAAAATAAAGCCCCGCGAAGGCTTGGCAGATTTATGTTTCATGAAATCGCCAAGTGCGCGATAGAAAGGACGCAATTGATCCTCATCTTCAAGGCGCCTTCCGTGAGGAGGATTCGTCAGAATTAAAGTTGGAGGAATAGCAGGCGTATAATCGCGAAAATCCGCTTGAGACACCTCTACAGTCTGTCCAAAACCCGCCGCCTTCAAATTGGTCTTTGTAGCCCAAACAGCGTTTTTATTGATATCGATTCCAAACAAGCGGTTCGGCTGTAAAGGCTGCCGCTTTTCATCGAGCCTGTTGCGTACCTTAAGCCATTCTGTGACGCTGTACTCTGGATGGCGCATGAATCCCCACTGCTGCCTTAAGTATCCAGGCGGCGTCTGTGTCGCCATTAAAGCAGCTTCGATCAGCAGTGTACCCGATCCACAACAAGGATCAAGCATGATTTGATCTGGACTATAGTGGGCGAGGCGCAGCATGGCTGCAGCAAGCGACTCTTGAACCGGCGCTTCAACGCTCTCTTGCCGGTAACCCCTTTTATGCAACGGAGTTCCTGACGTATCAAAGCTTATGATTGCAAGCGTTTGTTGGATATACAGATTGAGTTGAATCGTTGGGTTTTGCACATCGATCGAAGGCCTTCTTCCAGTCCGCTGCCTCATTTGATCGCAAATGGCATCTTTAACGACCTGAGCCGCAAATAAGCTGTTGCGCAATTCGCGATGATGAACATTGGCATCGATGGCAAATGTATAACCTTCTTTTAAATAAGCAGACCAGTCGATGTCAAAAATATGGCGATAAAGCGACTTGCGATCAAAACATCTAAAGCGGGCCAATGGTAGCAAGACACGACTCGCTAAGCGTGAGCCATAGTTAATTCTATAAAGAGTCGGCCAATCCCATTGATCGACGAATACCCCCCTATAGCCAACATGTAAATCTTTAACACCCAATTCTTTCAATTCATCAAGCAAAAGCGGTTCCAGAGCGGGCGCACAGCTGACAAATAATAATGACTTCTCTCCATTCACTTACAGACACTCCTTAACTTAAAAACTCACCTATGGAGTTATACACAAAACCGCAAAGATAAAGAAAACACAGGGAAGAAAGAGAGAGTTTTTTAAGAGATCTTTGGTTCTAGGCTTTTCCCCTTAAAAAATATATCTTCTCTGTGTTCTCTTTATCTTTGCGGTTTAACCTCTTATTTTTCTGACTTACAAAACGATCTAATGATGCATAAAGAGGATGACATCGCCGTCTTTAACGATGTAATCTCTTCCTTCTGCCCGCACCTTTCCTTGCTCGCGAGCTCCACCTCTTCCTTTATAAGCCATCATATCTTCAAAGGCCACAACTTCAGCTTTGATAAATCCCTTTTGGATATCAGAGTGAATCTTTCCGGCAGCTTCGGCTGCATTGGTGCCTTCAGTAATCGTCCACGCTCTTGTTTCGATTTCACCAGTCGTTAAATAAGTCAATAAACCAAGCATGCCGAAAGAAGCTTTAATTAAACGCTCAAGCCCTGATTGCTCTAAACCTAAGCTTTGTAAAAATTCTTTTCTCTCCGCGAGTGGCAATTGTGCGATTTCTTCTTCCAATTTGGCACAAACAGGAATTACGGCGTTTCCTTCCGCCTCTGCATAGGCCTTCACTTTGCGAACATATTCGTTATCCATTGCGGGTATTTCTTCTTCCGATACATTCGTGACGTACAAGACCTTTTTAGCCGACAGGAAGGGATAAGGCTGAAGCCCGATTTTTTCTTCTTCAGTTAACTCAAGCGTCCGGATTGGCTTATTGTCATTTAGATGAGCCATAGCTTTCTTGAGCCCCTCAACTGCCGGAGCCAATTCTTTCTTTGTCTTAGCTTGTTTTTCAACCCTTCCCAACACATTTTCAACCATCTGCAAATCGGCCAGACGAAGTTCCATGTTGATGATCTCAATGTCATGAATAGGATCGACCTTACCAGCCACATGTACAATGTCATCGGACTCAAAACAGCGAACAACATGGACGATGGCATCTGTTTCGCGAATGTTGGCCAAAAATTTATTGCCTAAGCCCTCCCCTTTTGAGGCGCCTTCGACAATCCCAGCAATGTCGACAAATTGCATGTTCGCATAAATAATTTTTTTGCTGTTTGACAAGACAGACAAACGATCTAGGCGATCATCAACCACATCCACAATCCCTACATTGGGATCGATAGTACAGAAAGGATAGTTTGAAGCTGCTGCTTGATTGGATGTTAAAGCATTAAAGAGCGTCGATTTTCCCACATTCGGTAAACCAACAATTCCAACTGAAAGACTCGTTGACATAAAAATTAAATTCCTTGGCCCAAGTTTGACTCCATCTCTACATATTGTCTCCCCTATTAAACAGGCGAGCTCGAGATCTATACGTTAAAAATTACATTAAGATTATCAAAAACAGTCAATTAGAGCAATGCGCTTCCTTCCTTCATGAAAGAGAAATCGCGACTGAACCGCGGAAAGGATTCGATGGGGTAAGCATAGACAATAGACAAGCCTCAAAACGATCAATTTACTACTTTCCATCAATAAACCCAGTCTTCCAAGTCATTTCTAAAACTGACATCTCATGTTTTTCATCCGCATAAATACTTTAAAAGTTTAAATCACTTTTCAACTAACGAGAACAAAAAAAACAACAATTAAGTGAAAACTAAAAACTGAAATACCTCCAACTAAAACTCACATAAAAAGGCTATTTTTTCAGATAAATTAAAGAAATTTTTATAGATTTTACAATCTATACTTTTTTTAATTTTTAAATTCAAGATATTGACAACACTTAAAATAAGCGCTATACTATTATAAGAAGGAATGTGTGATATTTATTTTAGCCCTTTTCTCGGAGGTAATTTATGGGCGACAAAACCGAGAAGGCGACCCCTAAAAAGCTTAAAGACGCTAAAAAAAAGGGGCAAATTGCCAAATCGCAAGACTTGCCTACTGCTTTTACGTTTATTGCCTCTGTTGCCATCATCTTGGCGTTAGCAACGAGTCTTTACCACCAACTGGCTGATTTTCTTGTAGCCACGTTTCGCTCGGTGGGAAATCCAGAGCTTACAACTGTGATATTGAACTTATTTTTTAAGGCCAACGAAGTGATTTTCTTGGCAAGTATTCCGACGATGGCCTTAGTTGCCATGGTTGGGGTAACAATTACTTTTCTGACAGTTGGCCCGGTTTTTGCACCTGAGGTCTTTAAGTTTGACATTAAGAAGTTCAATCCAGTTGACAACTTAAAGTCTAAATTCAAGTTAAAGACATTGGTGGAGTTGATTAAATCGTTACTTAAAGTCGGAATAGCGGCCTATTTGATCTATAGGGTGATGTACAATAGTATCCCCGTTTTAATTCAAACGGTGTCGATGCCCATTTCAGGAGCGCTGATTGTGTTCCACGCCTTTTTGATCGAGGTCGTATTAAAAGTAGGATTATTCTTCATTGTGGTAGCAATAGCCGACTTTATCTATCAAAAGAAAACGTTTGCGAAAGAGATGATGATGGAAAAGTTTGAGGTAAAACAAGAGTACAAAAATAGTGAGGGCGACCCGCACATTAAAGGTAAACGTCGTCAGATTGCGCAAGAAATAGCCTATCAAGAAGGGCCAACCGGCGGAGTCAAACGTGCCCAGGCTGTTGTGACCAATCCGACACACTTAGCCATTGCAATTGGTTATGAAAGACATATGGATGCAGCCCCGTATATTTTAGCAATGGGTAAAGATATTTTAGCAGAAAGAATTGTAAAAATTGCTGAGAAAAATGATATTCCCGTTCTGCGAAACATTCCCTTGGCACATAAATTATGGGAAGAAGGCGAAATTTATGAGTATGTCCCTGAAGACACCTATGAAGCGTTAGCAGAAATTATGCGTTGGATTGCATCGCTTAAAGATGGAACAGAAATTCCAGAGCCTCTAAACTTGTAATCTCAAAAGATTAAGTGGAGAAAAGTAGACATGGATGCCATTCGTAAAATCCTTGATGGTATTACAGCCCGGTTAGGGGGCGATCGCTCACTCGAAGCGATTTCACGCTCAAGTGATATCGCCTTAGCGGTCCTTATCATCGGTATCCTGGTCATGATCATTTTCCCGGTCAATCCGCACGTGATTGACTACTTGATCGCGATTAATTTGTCTTCTTCGATCGCACTTTTGATGGTCGCCCTTTACATTCCAAGCGCCGTTCACTTATCAATCTTCCCCTCTTTGTTATTGATCACGACCCTTTATCGTTTGGGATTAAACATTGCCTCTACTCGTCAGATCCTCTTACATGCTAATGCTGGTGAAATCATTTTCCAATTCGGTAACTTCGTCGTCGGTGGTAACTTCGTCGTCGGGGGCGTTATCTTCTTGATCATTACTTTAG
Coding sequences within it:
- the sctU gene encoding type III secretion system export apparatus subunit SctU, producing MGDKTEKATPKKLKDAKKKGQIAKSQDLPTAFTFIASVAIILALATSLYHQLADFLVATFRSVGNPELTTVILNLFFKANEVIFLASIPTMALVAMVGVTITFLTVGPVFAPEVFKFDIKKFNPVDNLKSKFKLKTLVELIKSLLKVGIAAYLIYRVMYNSIPVLIQTVSMPISGALIVFHAFLIEVVLKVGLFFIVVAIADFIYQKKTFAKEMMMEKFEVKQEYKNSEGDPHIKGKRRQIAQEIAYQEGPTGGVKRAQAVVTNPTHLAIAIGYERHMDAAPYILAMGKDILAERIVKIAEKNDIPVLRNIPLAHKLWEEGEIYEYVPEDTYEALAEIMRWIASLKDGTEIPEPLNL
- the infB gene encoding translation initiation factor IF-2, which encodes MAKNLKLNIKNAQIAEAINLTGLKSKLAKKKEEDASKKASPAKSAPKTAKAEAEELPKEEAPRIRARSKSAFAESSTDHPTKETPDAIEPSGEEELEHIDTAQSEEEEPRIKTSAEIRQEIFGEDFLKEPIKSSFEIEVTEVVEEKAEEKPAIVESSAPVAEEPKPKPVEVKEKAASAPAPHAPRKDVHVTPREVHPPRDKLGPTGKHMRDFLKPKAPPQPQPKAEAGVAGQSSKESAEGAKDKNDKNKIKPKAKAFDDEVKTPAEDDRKGIKTAKFKEFRDVKPARKQETRQFDARDRQGLRSTEDDQHWRKRRAKQRHQYQEDTTIRPTSLKVRLPITIKDLASEMKLKASQLVGKLFLQGIVVTLNDILEDETTIQLLGQEFGCDISIDTAEEKRIQITDKSIREELQHSPPEQLQLRPPVVAFMGHVDHGKTSLIDAIRKSNRAAGEAGAITQHIGAFRCHTAVGDIAILDTPGHEAFSAMRARGADVTDIVVLVVAGDEGLRQQTIEAIQHARAANVIMVVAINKSDKPNFNPETVYRQLSEQNLLPEAWGGQTITVNCSAVTGEGIPELLEMLALQAEVLELRANPEMRARGTVLESEMHKGMGSVATILVQNGTLRRGDALVFGLLWGRVKTMHDEYGKELQEAGPSTPVEITGLSGLPEAGQEFIVVKNEKEARDIAEVRSVGARQTSFMQQQKKKVSMENILQQASATGKKTLNLVLRADVQGSLEALKVALLKIESDKADLNIIFTGVGEVSESDVQLAAASKAVILGFHTQIESHAEPLVKQLGIQVRLHSIIYHAIDDIKILMAGLLEKIAQETEKGKAIVKATFKSSHAGVIAGCQVSEGSIHRNNYVRLKRGQETVWKGTISSLKRVKEDVREVQKGLECGILLNNYTDIREGDIIEAYDVTYISQEL
- the ychF gene encoding redox-regulated ATPase YchF, with the translated sequence MSTSLSVGIVGLPNVGKSTLFNALTSNQAAASNYPFCTIDPNVGIVDVVDDRLDRLSVLSNSKKIIYANMQFVDIAGIVEGASKGEGLGNKFLANIRETDAIVHVVRCFESDDIVHVAGKVDPIHDIEIINMELRLADLQMVENVLGRVEKQAKTKKELAPAVEGLKKAMAHLNDNKPIRTLELTEEEKIGLQPYPFLSAKKVLYVTNVSEEEIPAMDNEYVRKVKAYAEAEGNAVIPVCAKLEEEIAQLPLAERKEFLQSLGLEQSGLERLIKASFGMLGLLTYLTTGEIETRAWTITEGTNAAEAAGKIHSDIQKGFIKAEVVAFEDMMAYKGRGGAREQGKVRAEGRDYIVKDGDVILFMHH
- a CDS encoding glycine zipper 2TM domain-containing protein, translating into MKIASKIILAVSALTLMNTGSLSAHSYGHTSRYVGEASMTYTGVIRSIREIIVEKHSSHLGTVGGGVAGGVIGSAIGRGRFLPTALGAVTGAVTGSLIEKRSNQRVALEYIIELSNGGLMTIVQSPGPYNVGQPVYVIVSPSGHSRLAPM
- a CDS encoding bifunctional riboflavin kinase/FAD synthetase, which translates into the protein MHLYHQLEEFKDQKTPVVLTIGNFDGVHLGHLAVLQRSQAVAKRVEAHTVVITFSNHPSEVLRPEDPTLLLCTLPHKIALLEANQVDHLMLLPFTRYLALHSAASFVERVRQFIPFSHLILGHDATLGRDRQGNRDVMQSLAEAWGFEVYYLEEYRYEGLPVSSTRIRQLVQKGEFDQAEVLLGRPYSIYSGISTGLGKGRQIGYPTANIPVKGLCLPPQGVYVVEVNKDGKIYQGIANLGVAPTVRQDGVPLLEVHILAENVELSEHPIEVIFLKFIRPERKFDGLEALREQIKQDVDFAKNYQKQRDPLNF
- a CDS encoding THUMP domain-containing class I SAM-dependent RNA methyltransferase is translated as MNGEKSLLFVSCAPALEPLLLDELKELGVKDLHVGYRGVFVDQWDWPTLYRINYGSRLASRVLLPLARFRCFDRKSLYRHIFDIDWSAYLKEGYTFAIDANVHHRELRNSLFAAQVVKDAICDQMRQRTGRRPSIDVQNPTIQLNLYIQQTLAIISFDTSGTPLHKRGYRQESVEAPVQESLAAAMLRLAHYSPDQIMLDPCCGSGTLLIEAALMATQTPPGYLRQQWGFMRHPEYSVTEWLKVRNRLDEKRQPLQPNRLFGIDINKNAVWATKTNLKAAGFGQTVEVSQADFRDYTPAIPPTLILTNPPHGRRLEDEDQLRPFYRALGDFMKHKSAKPSRGFIFTGNLELAKEVGLAASKRHVLNNGGVDSRLLEYDLY
- the truB gene encoding tRNA pseudouridine(55) synthase TruB, with the translated sequence MTNRSPSAPPPAVQGILLINKPKGKTSFSLVRELRKLLNVKKIGHAGTLDPFATGVMVMLIGRDYTRLSDRFLLSDKEYVAQVHLGIVTDTYDCEGQILSRSEKVPSVEEIQQALTFFQGEIEQIPPMFSAKKKQGKKLYELARQGIEIEREPVKINVQTELLSFTYPYLELRIKCSKGTYIRSLAYDLGQKLGCGAHLSNLTRTRSGNFLLENCIDGTQLQEPTLNLAESLIHLNN
- the rbfA gene encoding 30S ribosome-binding factor RbfA gives rise to the protein MAIERTDRLNSLLKEVISEVIRRDVRNPHVTELVTVTRVQISKDLHYAKVFISVIGTEQDKAETLAALKSAAGFIAVNASQKVVMRYFPELNFKLDDSVDKHMRIEELLGEITKERESRQGDSSDHDQQEP